GAGGTTGCCAAAGCCTGAACTCATATAACTACAGAGGATACTAAAAGCAAGAGGAAAGGGGATATACTGGCAGAAAACTGAGGACTTAACATCACACAGGCCCTTATAGTGCATTAAATAGTCTTGTGTGTGCTTCATATAAAGTCTCTAATTTATGACTGATCATATTATCTagtccctccgtttccaaatataagtcctttttagagatttcaatatggactacatacggagaaaaatgagtgaatctgcactctaaaccacgtctatatacattcgtatgtagtccatattgaaatctctagaaagacttatactccctccgttcagaattacttgtcttgaaaatggatgtatctagaactaaaatatgtctagatacatccatttctgcgacaagtaattccgaacggagggagtatttaggaacggagggagtagtaaattatTTCATGTTGCTTTATTGACTTATATTGTGTTAATAAAAATATGACCTCGACATTATTCAGTTACCTGAACTTTCTCCTAAATGGCTCCGAACAGGTCTCGTTCTGTGAATATTTTATTTAGTTATATTCTATTTTTCTTTATGTTAATTGCCAGAGTTTTTTTTTCATTCTCCTAAATGATTCCAACATCTTCCTATCTTTTTTATTCTCGTAGTGATTTATTTTTGGGGCATGTTGAGGTTTTAACTGCAAAAAGGGATTTTAATAGAGTATTAGCAGCCTAGTTATTTCGGCCTCTCCAGTGAAATTAAACTTTCCTTTAACACAAACAAGAGTGCAGTAGGTTTCAGTTCCATCACATGTCTCAGCAAACATCTTGTGGATGAGGGAATATGCTGTAACATTTGTTTCAAAGTGGATACTGTGGATAGAAACCAGTAATCGCACATGATCATGGATCCGCGGGGTGAACCACTGTTTATCTTTGCTTCTACAGTACATGCTTTCTCTTTGCTTCTTAATTACATGGGGTAGTGTATGTATTTGTCTTGACATGATTACAATATTCACCTGTTAACACAATTCTCTTCAGGTTTCGGAGGCATCTGTCAATAGAAACCGTAGCACGATAATTGTTCCGGCTGGTAGCTCTGGCGAAGAAGGTTGGGAAGCATTTAGGAATGTACTGTTAGAAATCAATGACGAAGCTTCCCGACTCTACGTTCTTCCAAATCATCCAAGTCAGGTATAGCAAAATTACCTGTTTCTCGCTTATTTATGGGCCCCTTAGGCTCCAATGATATTGTTATTAAATTTTCTGATATTTTATTTTTCAGCAACACCTGGAACCTCCAGAGCGCCTTCCTGGCCTTTCTGACGATGTTGGTGCTGGATTTATAGCTGGGCATGGCAGCCAATCTGCATCTGTACCCGAGGTAGATGTTGATGGGCCTCCTATTGAAGAATTTAGTGGCATGGGGCTGTCTAAGGTGATAAGGGCAGATCAGAAAAGGTTTTTCTTTGACCTGGGCAGCAACAACAGGGGCCATTATTTGAGGATTTCCGAGGTATCATATTGTTTATCACTTGTGATACTGATAACTCTACCCCTGTACCAGAGTAAGATCTCATTATTTTCTTGCTTGATTCAGGTCGCTGGAGCTGATCGTTCGTCGATAATCTTGCCGCTTTCTGGTTTGAAGCAGTTCCATGAGATGGTGGGACACTTTGTAGATATAATGAAGGACAGACTTGAAGGAATGACGGGCGCGAACGTGCGCACTGTCGAGCCCAGCCAGAGATGATTAGCTCGACCTTGTGGCACTTACTGCTGTTATGCCTCTAGGATTTGTGTAAGTGATGTGGTGTGTGGTTGCGTAGATCACGCAGTATTAATTCATCTGATGGGGATAATAATGTTTGATGTTTAGTTTTTTCTTTCTTCTGAATTCCGTGGCGAGGATTGATTTGCTTGGGACCTTTTCTGTTGAGGAATAATAAGCAGTATAATGTTCGTGGGTGGTATATGTTGGTTACTGCGTGAGGCGGAGTTAGTTTGAGGAGTAGGATTGCTTGTGTTCTGTGGTATAAATCGCAGGCCTCCGCAAATTGTTATCTTTCACTTTCATCCGTTTGCGTTTTGAAATATTCTGAGTTCGATGTTTCTTAGGCAGTTAACCAAGGTCAAGATTCTACTGCAGAATGATGTTATATCAGGGAAGTTACTTCCTCCGTAAAGTAATATAAGAGTGCGTTTTGGCGCATCTCCTGCCCTTGAGGTGAACAGTAAATTCATCTAAAATGGTAAAAATATTCACAAAatttaattttttttgtgatGCTAGATGCTCATGTGTGTGAAATCTGTGTCAAATTTCGTGGAGTTTGAACATTTCAGTAGCTCTCACTAAAGACAAATTTTGAGTCTATAAGAGCATCTACAGTTGAGCGTCTCAAACCCGCGTCAAACGTCCGGACGGACGGCCCATGCGACCCTCGGGGGCGTCTGCCCCGTCGGTCCTGACAATCCTACCCCACCATAATTTGCATCAAATCCACAAGGCATTCCTCCTCCTCCCGCCCCCTCCTACCTTTCGCGCATCCGAGCCCTCGCTGTCCGCCACCCTTGCTCCCCATCCTCATCATCGGTCCCGATCCGCTGTCCTAGATATCGTCCAGAGACTGCGTCCGCCTCATCCGTCGGCGTCCTGTCCTCGGCTTCATCGTGCAAGCCGGAGAACATCGCCTGGAAGATGCGGCGACGCCAGCAGTGAGAGAGGGAAGTAGCGCGGCGTCGCAGGGAGAAGCGGACATGGACGAGCAGTTGTCACTGCCGGACATGATCATTTAGGAGGTGTTCCTGTCGGACATGATCAATGACAATCAAGGTCCGACCCAAATGGAGTACAAATTGGGGGGCACCGCATTTGCAGTTGGGACAACATCCGATCCCAATCCtaacaagaagaagaagggaaagaaggCGAAAGCAAGAGGTCCGACATTCTCAACTTTTGAGGACATCTTGTTGGTTAAAGTTTGGTTGGCCACAACAATGGATCCAATATGCTGCATCGAGCAAAAAGGAAACAAGTATTGGGAGAAGATTTGGAAGGAGTATCATGATCAAAAAGAAAATGTGGAGTCGCATCCTATCGTGACCAACCGCAATTGGCATCTCTCCAACATCGATGGGGCATCATTCAAGGGGAAGTGAACATGTATGTCGCCTACTACTCACAAGTGACCAAACACCCTCAAAGTGGTACAAAAGTGGCAACTCACGTAAGCTCAATTGCTTTATCTTGTCATCATTGGCATATGCTTTCTGTGTTTGCATTCTCGTGCTCATACATATATTGTTTGCTAGGCAGCGGTGGCGGCCACTTTGTATCACAAAACGGAAAAGAAGTTGTTTGCTTTTAGCCATTGTTGGATCATATTGAATGGAGTGCCAAAGTGGGCACAACTTGTGATCGATCTCAAGGCCGGCAAGAAGAGAAATGATGGCTTAAACTCCCACCAATCAATTGGGTTGGACGATGAAGAGGACGATATTGTCGTCGAGAATGGAAGTGCCATTGTGGCAAAGGACAACCTGCAAGTCATGGGAAACAAGTGAGAGAAGGCAAGAGCATCCCGTGACGCCACGACTATAAAAATGTCCTCCACATGGACGGGCATCATTTCTGCGAGGGAGAACAAGACGAGAGATACAAACTCGTGTTGGATGCGCAAAAGTAGTTTGTATCATGACGTGTATGGAGTTTATTGTTTCATCGGACGAGAGATACAAACTCTGCACATCCACACACCTCAAGAGCATCTACAAAGTTTACTGTTTTGACTCATTTTATCTTTTTTCCCATGAGCTTCTTAGATGTCCGAACAAGCTGAAATTTGACACGAACATCACGCACTGGACCAACTTCCACCTAAAAAAATTCAGTTTTTTTAGTATTTTTGTGAATTTACTATTCATCGGATGCAGATGAGTTTGGACACCGAATTGAATATCCATTTTAAGTGATCTTATATtactttacagagggagtaccaaTTTCTTACTCGATTAACATTTTTACATGGTGCCAAATTTTACAGTTTATCTAGTGCCATTTTTCTAGATAACTTTGGAAAATGCAACCCAAGAAAAGTCAGGGCTTCCGAAAACGGTTCTTTCAAAGAGAGGCGGAAGTTTAGCTCCGACCCCGCCTCTGTTGTGGCCCGCTGCGCCTGGAGGAGCAGAGATGGGCTCCCGAGCACGGGGGAGTCGAGCTGAATAATTTTGTTATACAAATGGAGGCGAGAGAGAAGCTGCCATGGGCGTGGAAGAGCCGTTGCTCGTGGGTACGTGGGTGAGCGAGACGATGAGCGAGCGTGCGCTGGGTTGTGAGTGGCTTCAGTTTTTTAATCGACGGCGGGGGGCTCCACTTCCACTCCACAGGCTCTATACTCTCGACTACTTAAATTTTGCGTTGGATCTAGAAGAGCCTGCCAGTCTTTGATTCGGCTCAACAATGGAGATGGTCCTCGCCGCAGCAGCAAACTGTACCGGTGCCTTGTCGTCCAACCACCCCAAAACGTTCCTCAAATCGCGTCGATCCTCGCTCCAAATGCGGGCCTGCAGATCGGGCCCCGACGCGCCGCTCGCCGtgtcgtccgccgccgcgccggaggAGCCGCGCCCGGTGCGCCTGGGCATCATGGGCTGCGGCTCCATCGCGCGCAAGGTCGCGCGCTCAATGCTGCTCGTCCCCGCCGCCGACGTGGCCGCCGTCGCCAGCCGCTCCGAGGGCAAGGCGCGCCTCTTCGCCGCCGACAACGGCCTTCGGAGCGGCACGCGCATCCACGGCTCCTACGAGGCGCTCCTCGACGACCCGGACGTCGACGCCGTCTACATGCCGCTCCCCACCAGCCTCCACGTCAAGTGGgcgaccgccgccgccgagcgGGGCAAGCACCTGCTCCTCGAGAAGCCCACCGCGCCCTGCGCCGCCGACCTCGAGCCCATCCTCGCCGCCTGCGAGGCCAACGGCGTCCAGTTCATGGACTCCACCATGTGGATGCACCACCCCCGCACTGCCAAGATGCGTCAGCTCGTCGCCGATCAGGACACAATCGGAGACGTCAGATTTGTAAGTGCTCGAAACACCACATTATTATGTTGAAACTGTCATCAATTTCTTTTGAATCCAGTTTTCTTTAGGATCTTGACGTAGCATATGGGGTCCTTCGAATCATGTTGCACGCTTTTATTAATCCCATCCCAGTCCCCATTTCGTGGATGTAAGTTATAATTGTGCTTTCTTGTGGTACAAAAATATTTAATTGTCGATGCAACCCATGACGTATTTGTTGTACCATAGATGGATACCACTTAATAACTTATCACACATCAAAATGCTACCACCTCTCTCTTGATGAAAACATCGCCTCCAAAAAAATATTCCATCTTTATGAGACACACATATGTTAAACATGTGGTTTGATTCCTGATATGCTGGAAGTACAATTACCCTCCTAACCATCCAAACACATAATTAATTCTAAGCGTCAAAAGATTCCCTAGTGAACTCGGTACCCAAGCTAGTTGCGATTTGTCGTTGTATCCAGCACGGGCGCTAGTAGCCTAGTTGCCTTTTCGTACCAACCAATAAAAAAAAACTTGTTGAAATGCTTGAACTCTGCTACTCCATACTGGGTTGTGAGATGATTTTGAACTTTGAACAATCTGAAAAGGAATAGTTTCAAAAACTGTGCCAGAATATGACTTGGGGGGCAACATATCATTACAAAGTACTAATGTCGTGTGTCCATGATGGCTGCATGATGTTCTTACACTAATGAAACCATATAACTTGCGACCTGATACAAAGGTAGAGTTCATCATCCACCACAGGAGGTAATGTTCTTAAACAACAGTGAACACTATAATGACTACATAAATCACCATATAATTCGACGCTCGGTTGCTCACACtccaaaggaagaagaaagaagacAAAATGTCAGTGCACACCGCACACTACCCCAAGACatgaaaatgaaaagaaaaacTGAAAGCATTACTAAGCAGGATACAACAGCTTGACAATGGTCTACAGCTTTGGGTTCGGATTAGCATGGTGATACTGCTGGAAATGTTGAAACTGGCATTAAAAGGTGAAACTGAGGTTAACTTTGTCTCACAGTGACTAAAACCTCTCATGTATGAGTTGGGTCCGGGATAGAGAAGACAATGGATACATCACATTCAAATTGCTGCCTGTTAATACCTAAACTCTGGAACCTATAGCACATATGTGGATTCTGAATGTTTATGAGATGATCTATTCCCATTCTGTATGCGTCAAGTGTTCCCCAACTAACAGTGTGATGATCTATTTCCTGACATAACCTCACAGCCGTTGGTGTCAACTTACTTTGAAACTTATACAATTGCCACCGTTCAGCTGTGAAGGTAAATAACTATTTTTGTTCTCTCTTATGCTGCTTCAGATAAACACCATGGTCAGCTTTCTAGCAAACGAAGATTTCCTCCAGAATGACATCCGGGTAAAGCCAGACCTTGATGGCCTGGGTGTGCTTGGTGACATCGGGTGGTACTGCATCCGTGGAATCCTGTGGGCTGTTGACTATGAGCTGCCCAAGAATGTGGTTGCTCTCCATCACCCTGTCAAGAACCAAGCCGGCGTGCTCCTTGCTTGCGGCGCATCGCTCTACTGGGCCGACGGCAAGGTCGCCACCTTCCACTGTTCTTTCCTTACCAACCTGACCATGGACCTCACCGTCGTCGGCACCAACGGTACTATTCATGTCACCGACTTGGTCATCCCGTACGAAGAGAAGTCTGCTCCGTTCAGCGTCGCCTCCAAGACGAACTTCGCCGAACTCTCTACCGGATGGGATCCACATCCGAGCAAGCATGTTGTCACCACGGACCTACCCCAGGAGGGGCTCATGGTCCAGGAGTTCTGTAGGCTGGTGCAGGGCATCAGAGATGCCGGTGTCAAGCCTGAGGGGAAGTGGCCGGGCATCACCCGAAAGACACAGATTGTCGTGGATGCAGTGAAGGCTTCTATTGACAATGGATTTGAGTCCGTCGATGTTGCCAGCTAAATACAACACATAACTGGTGTTCCCACGTTGTATCTTCACCATGATAAATCTATTTACTGAAATAATTTGAACGATTCTTGTCATATTGAGGACAATATTGCAATGATCAAGTAAGAGTTACTACGAATTTTTGTTGTGTATAAATACATGGGGAATATGGATGCTTTGAGTGATCTACAAAGTGTTTTCTACGTCAACCTGGCAAACTGAAATAATCCCAGAAAGCTGTAAAATGGCACTCAGATTCCGGTTTCCTCAATGTGATATTACAAGAGTAAAATAAAGGGTAATGTTTGTACCCGGTCAACCGGCCGAAACTGCGCCGGTCGCTCCCTACCCACGCGTCCTAGTGGTCCCACGCACTGCCCTCTTTCCTTTCTGTTATCCCCTTCCTCTTTCCAAGTCTTCTCGACCATTCCGACGAACGAACTAGCGTTCGTTCCCGCAGCTCCTCTGTTCTCTGCCCCTTCAATCCTTCTTTCCCTTCACCACAAACGCCTGCTCAGCTAGAGCGCCGTAGCACGCTGCTCTTGGTGCCCGCCGCAACCACGCACCCACGCGCTCGGCTGCTGTCGCCTTTGCAATGGGGTGGCCATCATGTGTTGCATGCGGCTCCTGCACTTACCGGGACTGCAAGGACCGCAAGCTGCGACGCGGCCGACCATGTATGAGCAGGCACGCAAAGTGTGACCATGGGGTGGCCGGCTGAATGCATCCACGGGGGATTTTTGCTACCACCGATGCGACAGGGAAGTCTGCTACAACCAACCGCGGCATGCTTTGCGAAGCTGCATCACGAGGCAAAGATGCTAACGACCGGTGCGCCAAAATGCTTCGACCAAcatttttttgctggaaccagagAGTGTCGGCTGCGAGAGTCGACGCGGCGGAGCTGCAAACCACGGCAAAAAATGTTACGATCGGCATACAAAAATGCTACGTCCGGCAtatttttttgctggaaccagttGAGCGTCGGCAACAACGGCGAGACGGAGCTGCATTCAAAAAAAATTGCTACAACCGGCATGTGTCTTTGCTGGAAAGCGTCGGCGACGACGGCGGTGCGGAGTTGCATCCACAACAAAATTTGCTACGACCGGCACCTATTTTTGCTGGAACAAGTCGAGCATCATCAACGACGGCGAGGCGGAGCTTCATCCACAACAAAATTTGCTACGACCGGCATCTATTTTTGCTGGAACCACTCGAGCGTcggcgacgacggcgaggcgGAGCTGCATCCTCAACAAAATTTGCTACGACCGGCATCTATTTTTGTTGGAACCAGTCGAGCGATGATGAGGCGGAGCTACATCCAGAATAATTTTTGCTACAACAGGCATATGCTTTCGTTGGAACCTGCATGAGTGTCGAACGG
The Aegilops tauschii subsp. strangulata cultivar AL8/78 chromosome 3, Aet v6.0, whole genome shotgun sequence genome window above contains:
- the LOC109739366 gene encoding transcription factor Pur-alpha 1, encoding MDGGGGVGGGMGPVGGGVGGMVGPVGVGGGGGGSDVELVSKTLQFEHKLFYFDLKENPRGRYLKISEKTSTTRSTIIVPIAGVAWFLDLFDYYIRTDERDVFSKELRLDTKVFYFDIGENKRGRYLKVSEASVNRNRSTIIVPAGSSGEEGWEAFRNVLLEINDEASRLYVLPNHPSQQHLEPPERLPGLSDDVGAGFIAGHGSQSASVPEVDVDGPPIEEFSGMGLSKVIRADQKRFFFDLGSNNRGHYLRISEVAGADRSSIILPLSGLKQFHEMVGHFVDIMKDRLEGMTGANVRTVEPSQR
- the LOC109739367 gene encoding uncharacterized oxidoreductase At4g09670, producing MEMVLAAAANCTGALSSNHPKTFLKSRRSSLQMRACRSGPDAPLAVSSAAAPEEPRPVRLGIMGCGSIARKVARSMLLVPAADVAAVASRSEGKARLFAADNGLRSGTRIHGSYEALLDDPDVDAVYMPLPTSLHVKWATAAAERGKHLLLEKPTAPCAADLEPILAACEANGVQFMDSTMWMHHPRTAKMRQLVADQDTIGDVRFINTMVSFLANEDFLQNDIRVKPDLDGLGVLGDIGWYCIRGILWAVDYELPKNVVALHHPVKNQAGVLLACGASLYWADGKVATFHCSFLTNLTMDLTVVGTNGTIHVTDLVIPYEEKSAPFSVASKTNFAELSTGWDPHPSKHVVTTDLPQEGLMVQEFCRLVQGIRDAGVKPEGKWPGITRKTQIVVDAVKASIDNGFESVDVAS